Proteins encoded in a region of the Pseudomonas syringae KCTC 12500 genome:
- a CDS encoding transporter substrate-binding domain-containing protein — protein MKKAWLTLSALALCIAAGNTMAKEYKELRFGVDPSYAPFESKAADGSLVGFDIDLGNAICKELKVTCKWVESDFDGMIPGLKARKFDGVISSMTVTPAREKVIDFSNELFSGPTSLVFKKGAGFTADPASLKGKTVGYEQGTIQEAYAKAVLDKAGISTKAYANQDQVYSDLTSGRLDASIQDMLQAELGFLKSPAGADYEVSKPIDSELLPAKTAIGIAQGNKELKALLDKGIEAMHKDGTYAEIQKKHFGDLNLYSGK, from the coding sequence ATGAAAAAAGCATGGCTGACTCTTTCTGCACTGGCTCTGTGCATCGCCGCCGGTAACACCATGGCCAAGGAATACAAGGAACTGCGCTTTGGCGTCGATCCATCCTACGCACCGTTCGAATCAAAAGCGGCCGATGGCAGCCTGGTCGGCTTCGATATCGATCTGGGCAATGCGATCTGCAAAGAGCTGAAAGTCACCTGCAAATGGGTCGAAAGCGACTTCGACGGCATGATCCCCGGCCTCAAGGCACGCAAATTCGACGGCGTCATTTCCTCGATGACCGTGACCCCTGCTCGCGAAAAAGTCATCGACTTCTCCAACGAACTGTTCTCCGGCCCGACCTCGCTGGTGTTCAAGAAGGGTGCAGGCTTTACCGCCGACCCGGCCAGCCTGAAAGGCAAGACCGTGGGTTATGAGCAAGGCACCATCCAGGAAGCCTACGCCAAGGCCGTACTGGACAAGGCAGGTATTTCCACCAAGGCCTATGCCAACCAAGACCAGGTTTACTCCGACCTGACCTCCGGTCGTCTCGACGCCTCGATCCAGGACATGCTACAGGCCGAACTGGGCTTCCTGAAATCGCCGGCCGGTGCTGACTACGAAGTCAGCAAGCCTATCGACAGCGAACTGCTGCCAGCCAAAACCGCCATCGGCATTGCCCAGGGCAACAAGGAACTCAAAGCGCTGCTGGATAAAGGCATCGAGGCGATGCATAAAGACGGCACCTACGCTGAAATCCAGAAAAAACACTTTGGCGACCTGAACCTCTACAGCGGTAAATAA